Below is a window of Oryza brachyantha chromosome 10, ObraRS2, whole genome shotgun sequence DNA.
TGCATCGCATAGCTTCGATCTCTTCAAGGCCTAGAAGTTGTGGCTCCACGTCTCGTTcaccggcggcagccggcggccgAGGTACTgcctgctgctggtggtgaaGTCGGTGGCGCAGCAGGCGGCgcgggagacggcggcggcggtggtggcgaagGAGTAGCCCTGGCAGTCGGCGGCCGACAGAGGCAGCTCCAGCTCGAgctcctccacctcgccgccgtcgtggtcGACGCCGAGGAAGTCCCTGGTGAGGCGGCCTCCTCCACCGGCGTGCATGGTCACCGAGCCCTCCGAAGTGAGCCCGAAGCTAACCGCGTCGGCCACCACGACGTCGCCGGCAGCAACCGAGCTATTGTCCTTGCTACCggtgacggcgccggcgccgaaggGCAGCAGGTGATCAAagtacgccgccgccaccggcggcgagggtggtcGTTGCAGTACAGCTTGGAACTGAGGATGAAGCAGATGGTGTTGTTGCAGGAACAGGAGctggttagggttagggttttcaGCTGCAGCGGCATGATCAGGAGGGCTGGAGAACGGGAGGAACAGTggtgagctgctgctgctgctgttgctgatcAGAAGATTATTagtgttgttgctgctgctgctgatcagAAGATTGTtagtgttgctgctgctgctgccattgATGTTGCAGGtggtgatgctgctgctgttgtttgctgcagcagcaagcagccTTGCACTCTCTTCAGCTAGGGCATCACAGAAGGCCCTGTGTGTCAGCAGGCTGTCCTTCCTGCATGCAATCAACAATTTGGAATCATtgtgttttaattattttgtgagCTGTTAATTGATTAATCATGGGCTGGATGATATTAAGATCAGATAGTGTTGCCTTGATTTCAGAAAAATTGTAGGGCAACAGTAGTGATGATGTGCACATGATCATCAGTGAtgaacgcatgcatgcatgtaaagTTGAATTTTACTTTGGTGAAGAAAGCAAGGCCCCTGCTGCCATATGATTAGCCAAGTTTCTTTTCCAAGGTTTGTGCGCGTGTGTGATCATTGGATGTTCATATTTATGAACTTACATGCTAGTGCTATAGTCAAGAGCTGCAATGTGCAAGCAGGGTAAATTAATGTtagtaaaagtttttattttctacctAGTTAATTATTCCCGGAGCTTaatatctctctctctggtgttacaaatataattaactacAGATTATA
It encodes the following:
- the LOC102719235 gene encoding protein EARLY HEADING DATE 2-like codes for the protein MLLSDLSSDQEATGSNSHGAGGGDMGGVHGHVVLSSLFLPAPAAMLLPPALVVEEPKAKKKRSLPGNPDPEAEVIALSPRALVATNRFVCEVCNKGFQRDQNLQLHRRGHNLPWKLRQRGASDPGVVVAAAAAGGGAPPRKRVYVCPEPTCVHHDPARALGDLTGIKKHFSRKHGEKRWRCERCGKRYAVHSDWKAHVKNCGTREYRCDCGILFSRKDSLLTHRAFCDALAEESARLLAAAANNSSSITTCNINGSSSSNTNNLLISSSSNNTNNLLISNSSSSSSPLFLPFSSPPDHAAAAENPNPNQLLFLQQHHLLHPQFQAVLQRPPSPPVAAAYFDHLLPFGAGAVTGSKDNSSVAAGDVVVADAVSFGLTSEGSVTMHAGGGGRLTRDFLGVDHDGGEVEELELELPLSAADCQGYSFATTAAAVSRAACCATDFTTSSRQYLGRRLPPVNETWSHNF